Part of the Halalkalibacter krulwichiae genome is shown below.
TTCTTTGTCCTACGATTATCATGTTAGGGTCAATTCCAGGGTTTGCTGCAATAAGAGCAGAAAGCAGAACGCGATAATCTTCAGAAATGGAAAATAACGTTTCTCCCATTCTAACGGTATGAATCATTTCGTACCCCCCATTTATAATTTGTATTATCGTATTGTTCAGATCTCTTTTTAGAACCAAGTATTTGAAGGGTATTTACTAACGGATAATTGGCGACGCCTTTAAAATATGTTTAAATAAAAGATATAAATCGTTGGAGGGATATAATGAGACCATTACAAATATCTGCGGAAACTGCTCAAAAGCTTGCGGAATCTTTAAATGTGCCAATTGAGCAAATCATGCACATGCCGCAACATATTTTATTAGCGAAATTAGCAGAGCTACAAAAAGAAGATAAAAATGATAAATAAATAAGAAGAGTCGAATAAACTTTTTTCCGTTTATTCGACTCTTCTTATTTTGAATAAATGGCTGTTCCACCGGGCACGGTTGCAATGAAATTCATGCTTTTATGAAAATATTCACGAGAGATGACAGGAGGTAGTTTTTTAGAATTGGATTAAACAATCCCATGGTAGGACCAGTCTGGCATTCAAGTATTTCCTCCTTAGGTTAGTAGATTAAGTCCATTGTACTACTAAAGGGACTTATCACCAAAATGTTAAATATATATTATTTTATGCAATATATATTTGACAAATTAGAGACGTGTGGAATATGATGGAAAAAAGGAGGGGAGGAAAATGAACATTTTTAGGAAGAATAAGATACAGGATGAACGCATCATTCACTCACGTAATCAAATTTACAAAGAGGTTTATTATTTAGTAATGGCAATTTGCATTCTATCAGTTGCTTTAAAATATGGAATTTACGGTCCAAATGTTGAGTTGGTCATTACGGAGTTAGCGATTCTCATATTAGCAGGAATTTACTATACAGTTCGTACCGTTCAATTAGGAATCTATGCGGATGAGGTAGAACTTCATGATCGGTCTAACAAATGGTCAATGAAAAGTAAAAGTTTTCTTTTGAGTTTTGGTTTTGGAGTAGCTATCTCATTATACTTTGGAGTGAGAAGTTCAATTCTCTATGGGGATGAATCTACTCATATATGGTTTTTCCTCAGTGTTTTTGTAGCTTCTTTAATGATTTATGTACCTATTCTGCTGTTGTTATTTTTCGGGGGTCATGCGTTTTTTGAGAAATGGAGTAAGAATAGACAAAAGAGTGATTCCCAATGAAAAACATGCGGTTAAAAGTAGCTAGAGTGGAAAAGGAACTGTCTCAAGTAGAATTAGCTAAAAGAATTGGTGTCTCAAGACAGACGATTGGATTAATTGAAGCAGGAAAATATAACCCGAGTTTAAGCTTATGCATTGCAATTTGCAAAGAGTTATCAAAGACATTGGATGATTTATTTTGGGATGAATAAGAATTTATTCGTAAGAAAAGTGGTAGCTGAGGCTACCACTTTTTCTATGTGTCATGATTTTCTCAGTATTAATCATTTAATGTATTAATTTAAGAAATTCTTAAGATTTTCAGTAAGTAATTGTTAAGATTTGTTGCTTATGATGTATGTAATCTCAAATAAAGATGAGTGATATAATTTGGAAAGGAGGGTAAGGAAATGGATTATAATGTTTTAGTTGTAGATGATGAAAAGGAAATTCGCGATGCGATTGAAATTTATTTGAAAAACGAAGGAATTACTGTAATAAAAGCAGTTGATGGGCTAGATGCTTTAGATAAGATCTGTGAAAATACGATACATTTAATCATTTTAGATGTGATGATGCCGCGGCTCGACGGAATGGCCACTACTTTTAAAATTCGAGAACAAAAAAATATACCAATTATTATATTAAGTGCCAAAAGTGAGGGTACAGATAAAGTTTTAGGATTACAAGTTGGAGCGGATGATTACATCACAAAGCCATTTAATCCATTAGAGCTAATAGCGAGAGTGAAATCTCAATTAAGAAGGTATGTCACACTCGGAACTTTTGAAGGTGAAAATAAAGTACTGAATTTGAATGGATTAACCCTCGATTGTGAGGCGAAACAAGTGCAAGCACATGGAGAAATTGTTAAATTAACACCGATTGAGTATAAAATTGTCGAGTTATTAATGATAAATGCGGGTAGGGTTTTTTCCATTAATGATATATATGAACGAGTATGGAAAGAGCCTAGTTATAATGCTGAGAATACGGTCGCAGTTCATATTCGAAAGATACGTGAGAAGATCGAAATCGATCCGAAAAATCCAAGATATTTAAAGGTGGTTTGGGGAGTTGGGTACAAAATGGAAAAATAAAGTAAAAATAGGTGTTTGGCTATTTTTATTTACATTTGGCTTAAGTGGTGTGATTTCAATATTCACACAAGGGACGGATTATCTAAAAAATTATTTTCATACGGATCAATTTGAATATCAATTAGAACAATTTATTTCGAATTTAAATATATATGAATTAAATAATTTATCGAAAGAAGAGGTGAAATCGTTACTCACTGTTTCCGATCAAGAAATAGAAGAGCATCGTTACAGGTATGGTGACCTAAGCGAACAAATAGTAAATATTCAAGCACAATACGAAAGTCGAATAGAAGAGGCATTGGCCAACGATAATGAACAAGTTGCCGAACTTTTAATTTCTGAGAGGGATGAAAAGATTGAGGATATTTCTAAAAACTTTAAAAGTGATGAACATATCCGTGAAAAAATATTGATAGAGAAGGAACAACAGGTCGATGAATACTTTCACCAGTTAGACAATGACCGTTCAGAGTTCTTGAAACTGAAATCAAGTTTTATATATTATTTGCGAGATACTGAAACTGGTGAGGTGTTTACAAACGTAGCGTTAGAAGCTGAAGAAGTTAATGATATTTTTACAAAGCAGGATTTACACTTCATACGTACGTATCCTTCTAATTCTCACGGTTATTTAGTCTTACCGACTTCATTAAATAATGCAGGCTTTGCTTTCGACGATCAAATGTTTGCTTATACAGAGATATCTTTGAATCGAACTTATGAAGGAAAGGTTGCTGTACCGAATCCAATGTCGGTTAATAGTCCAATTAAAAGTGATTATGATGGTTTCCAGCAATTGAAATTCATATACGTGACTTTTGGTACGATAGGTGGAATGGTGCTACTTCTATCACTCTTTATATTAAAGAGAAAGTATAGTACTGTTCGGTTAGAAAGAGGGAGTCACGTTTACGAGAAGATACCAATTGATCTTCGGCTTATCCTGTTTTTGATCTCGATCATTATTTCGCTTTCGATCTTATCGGCAAATATTTATCGATATCCTAACATATTCGAATATTTCATTAGCTATATCGATGATTTTCTTATTCATTTATTTCTGTCCATGCTCTTTGTAGGGTTAACGATTATACAGGCCTTGTACTTAAAAGAAACAATGAAACAGCAGGAAACGTGGCCTTCTTTATGGAGAAGTTCTTTTACTTTAACATTATTAAGAATGGTACAGGGATTTTTTCTTAATCGACGTACAGGTACTCAGGTATTTGTCTTACTCTTTGTTGTATTTAGCTTTGGTTTTGGATTTCTATTAGTCTTCTTAAATCCAATATTTTTGATTCTATTTGCAATCGCTTTTCTCTTTGTTGGATTACCAACTGTAATCATCATTATGAGAAGGGTTGGCTACTTTAATCTCATAATGAATAATGTTGAGCAAATTAAGCTTGGGCGTACTGTTATTGAGGATCTACCTGAAAAAGGGAAATCTCCATTAGCTACTTTAGCTGCGCAGATTAATACAATGAAGCGTGGAGTGAAACAATCTCAGCAGGAGCAAGCTAAAAGTGAAAGACTAAAGACGGAGCTTATTACAAATGTAAGTCATGATCTAAGGACACCCCTTACTTCTATTATAACGTATACTGAATTATTAAAGTCACAAGAAGTAACGGAAGAGGAAAAAAATCAATATGTTCAGATTATTGATCGTAAGTCAAAACGTTTAAAAGTGTTAATTGATGACTTATTTGAAGCATCTAAGATGGCTAGTGGTAACATTGAGCTTGTCAAAGAAAAGGTTGACCTCGTTCAGCTCCTTCAACAAGCACTAGCAGAGTATGATGATACAATTAGCCGCTCTACTCTACAGTTTCGTATTACGAATCCAGACGCATTACCTGCAGTAGTTGATGGTCAAAAAATGTGGAGAGTGTTTGATAATATTATTAGTAACATTTTACGTTATTCATTAGAGCACACGAGAGTTTATATTTCAGCTGTAAAAAAAGAGGGTCAGGCAGTCATTACCTTTAAAAATGTGACGAAATATGAGTTAGGGGATGACATTGATGAATTATTTGAACGCTTCAAAAGAGGAGATGCCTCAAGACATACAGAAGGTTCCGGTCTAGGACTTGCTATTGCTAAATCAATTGTTGATTTACATGATGGACGTTTAGATATTGAAGTAGATGGTGATTTATTTAAAGTTATTGTGGTTATTACTTTATAAGCTGCTTACCTTTATTTTTAGACGAGGTTATTTCATATTAATTTGACAAACTTGTTGCTAAAAAAAGAGTCCTTATGTTTAGAAGGATTAAAGATCAGAAGCCAGTAAAAAGGTAAAATGTGGACCTTTAATGGCTTCTGAATCCTTTTTACTAATATCCCTTCTTATAATCGACTACATTAATAGAAAGTGGCTGGCCCTCAATATATTGTTTAAGGTTTGGAATGAAAATCTCCTCAACTACACGTTTGTCATAAAATTCGGTAGAGCCTGACGTGTGAGGAGTGACTATTACGTTGTCCATCTCCCATAAAGGATTATCCTTTGGTAATGGTTCAGTAGTGAATACATCTAATCCAGCTCCGGCGATTTGGTGCGTTTTAAGCGCATTGATTAAATCAGATTCAATCACTATTTCACCACGACCAATATTAATAAAATAGGAAGAAGGTTTCATAAGAGAAAATTGTTTAGATGTAATCATGTGTTTTGTCTCATTTGTCAGAGGCAAAGTAACGACTACATAATCGCATTTAGGAAGCAGTTGATCGAGTTGATCGGGTGTATACATTTCGTCTACATATTCAGTAGGGTGCCCTGAGTGTCGAACACCTAACACATGCATGCCGAAAGCTTTTGCAATCTTAGCTGTTTCTTTACCAATGGCCCCAACTCCAATAATTCCGATTGTTTTTTCATGCATTTCCAGTTTCATATTGGAATGGTGCCATGTTTTTGATTGCTGATTTTTTACATATGTATGGATTTTCCTTGTGAGAGCTAACATTAAGGCGTAAATTGTTTCTGAAATAGGATAGGAATGGACTCCATTGGCGCTCGTTAATTGAATCTTTTTTTCTTCCAGTTGTCTAAGAGGTAAACTGTTAACACCTGCAGACCATGTTTGGATCCATTGGAGTTTGTTGGAGCTTTCTGTAATTAAATCTTTCATGTCTTTTTTCCATCCAGCAATAACGTCTGCATCAAGAATGTGTTGGTGCCAAATCTCTTTATCTCTGCCTATTATTAATTCCCAATCTGGAATGACATTTGAAATTTGTTTACTTAATGTTTCACTCAAATTTTGTGTAATAACTAACTTTTTATTTACCATAGGTTCACCTTCTTTATCAGACTTAATTTAGTTTTTCATATTTCTTTGATTTTTTCAACAATTTCTACGGTATACTTTTCCAGTAGAAAATCTGAATATGATTCTGTCATCCTCACACAATAATCATTGAATAAGAACAAAGCGAGGTGAACAGAAATGGTAAACAACAACAACAACAGTAATCAATTACTGGTTCCAGGAGTACAGCAAGCATTAGACCAAATGAAATACGAGATTGCTTCTGAATTCGGTGTTGAACTTGGTGCAGATGCAACAGCACGTGCAAACGGTTCTGTTGGCGGAGAAATCACCAAGCGTCTCGTTCAACAAGCTGAATCTCAGCTTGGAGGTTCACAATTTTAATTTATTGTTCTTAACCACAAATGATCGATTCCCCTTGCAATTTGCAAGGGGTTTTGTATGTTTAGGAACACTCTTTTTAGTGAATAGTCATAATGAAGTAAAAAAATAGGAGAGTGTTAGTAATGTCAGATGTATTATTTACGGCGCAAGCGAAGGCAGTTGGAGGAAGGAATGGTCAAGTTTCTTCGAATAATGGGGTATTAGAACATAAGTTAGT
Proteins encoded:
- a CDS encoding YycC family protein, encoding MRPLQISAETAQKLAESLNVPIEQIMHMPQHILLAKLAELQKEDKNDK
- a CDS encoding DUF6773 family protein gives rise to the protein MNIFRKNKIQDERIIHSRNQIYKEVYYLVMAICILSVALKYGIYGPNVELVITELAILILAGIYYTVRTVQLGIYADEVELHDRSNKWSMKSKSFLLSFGFGVAISLYFGVRSSILYGDESTHIWFFLSVFVASLMIYVPILLLLFFGGHAFFEKWSKNRQKSDSQ
- a CDS encoding helix-turn-helix transcriptional regulator; this translates as MKNMRLKVARVEKELSQVELAKRIGVSRQTIGLIEAGKYNPSLSLCIAICKELSKTLDDLFWDE
- a CDS encoding response regulator transcription factor, whose translation is MDYNVLVVDDEKEIRDAIEIYLKNEGITVIKAVDGLDALDKICENTIHLIILDVMMPRLDGMATTFKIREQKNIPIIILSAKSEGTDKVLGLQVGADDYITKPFNPLELIARVKSQLRRYVTLGTFEGENKVLNLNGLTLDCEAKQVQAHGEIVKLTPIEYKIVELLMINAGRVFSINDIYERVWKEPSYNAENTVAVHIRKIREKIEIDPKNPRYLKVVWGVGYKMEK
- a CDS encoding sensor histidine kinase — protein: MGTKWKNKVKIGVWLFLFTFGLSGVISIFTQGTDYLKNYFHTDQFEYQLEQFISNLNIYELNNLSKEEVKSLLTVSDQEIEEHRYRYGDLSEQIVNIQAQYESRIEEALANDNEQVAELLISERDEKIEDISKNFKSDEHIREKILIEKEQQVDEYFHQLDNDRSEFLKLKSSFIYYLRDTETGEVFTNVALEAEEVNDIFTKQDLHFIRTYPSNSHGYLVLPTSLNNAGFAFDDQMFAYTEISLNRTYEGKVAVPNPMSVNSPIKSDYDGFQQLKFIYVTFGTIGGMVLLLSLFILKRKYSTVRLERGSHVYEKIPIDLRLILFLISIIISLSILSANIYRYPNIFEYFISYIDDFLIHLFLSMLFVGLTIIQALYLKETMKQQETWPSLWRSSFTLTLLRMVQGFFLNRRTGTQVFVLLFVVFSFGFGFLLVFLNPIFLILFAIAFLFVGLPTVIIIMRRVGYFNLIMNNVEQIKLGRTVIEDLPEKGKSPLATLAAQINTMKRGVKQSQQEQAKSERLKTELITNVSHDLRTPLTSIITYTELLKSQEVTEEEKNQYVQIIDRKSKRLKVLIDDLFEASKMASGNIELVKEKVDLVQLLQQALAEYDDTISRSTLQFRITNPDALPAVVDGQKMWRVFDNIISNILRYSLEHTRVYISAVKKEGQAVITFKNVTKYELGDDIDELFERFKRGDASRHTEGSGLGLAIAKSIVDLHDGRLDIEVDGDLFKVIVVITL
- a CDS encoding D-2-hydroxyacid dehydrogenase — translated: MVNKKLVITQNLSETLSKQISNVIPDWELIIGRDKEIWHQHILDADVIAGWKKDMKDLITESSNKLQWIQTWSAGVNSLPLRQLEEKKIQLTSANGVHSYPISETIYALMLALTRKIHTYVKNQQSKTWHHSNMKLEMHEKTIGIIGVGAIGKETAKIAKAFGMHVLGVRHSGHPTEYVDEMYTPDQLDQLLPKCDYVVVTLPLTNETKHMITSKQFSLMKPSSYFINIGRGEIVIESDLINALKTHQIAGAGLDVFTTEPLPKDNPLWEMDNVIVTPHTSGSTEFYDKRVVEEIFIPNLKQYIEGQPLSINVVDYKKGY
- a CDS encoding alpha/beta-type small acid-soluble spore protein, translating into MVNNNNNSNQLLVPGVQQALDQMKYEIASEFGVELGADATARANGSVGGEITKRLVQQAESQLGGSQF